The Panicum virgatum strain AP13 chromosome 5K, P.virgatum_v5, whole genome shotgun sequence genome has a window encoding:
- the LOC120710233 gene encoding uncharacterized protein LOC120710233: MRDLNLLATPSRLTLISPALLQHKEMVHKKLTSPGCRVNKMMMKYKFKARRKVSLKAKKTTKMVMTKKKTKKNTPLANCDDAKGKQLRKDDDQDDEGYSGDNNPEEQAASNIGDESGNASQRLTPQNSKGTADTKVSGKCSDDHLEPREENTLSIREEMEALGLLDDTISGRATAKQMVFEPIEILEVSAIAEVKKMVEDCMHPLPMPDSGLNLPLKEESEKFEAKQIKDAIDNHLSPETKKELRTKRTATRTDFMTRKKLAAESLKAACHLPPLAPKKDNGKKTSDKMQLPQEVKGSNELKQNSKSPQSNENKKDEASAASSTTARINVYTKKPRKISTEMEKLVEASLPTDKGEESKGPLAAKKLDEKAKGISGEGGSNLPIMRTIEEIKKSKGYRDAPDAPSFSLGFDDVTQKSPIKSTTDDFITSSMFDQLCDDAMKNSAKHQDYSTINTNPTINTNHLSPEQETIYNEICKWRSRSGADISYCE, from the exons ATGAGGGATCTCAACTTGCTTGCAACACCCAGTCGCTTGACATTGATATCACCGGCTTTACTGCAACACAAAGAGATGGTACACAAGAAGTTGACATCACCGGGCTGCAGAGTCAACAAAATGATGATGAAATACAAG TTCAAAGCAAGGAGAAAGGTATCCCTCAAGGCAAAGAAGACAACAAAGATGGTGATGACAAAgaagaagacaaaaaaaaacacaccacTAGCAAATTGTGATGATGCTAAAGGCAAACAACTAAGGAAAGATGACGACCAAGATGATGAAGGGTATAGTGGGGACAACAATCCCGAAGAGCAAGCTGCAAGCAATATAGGGGACGAAAGTGGGAATGCAAGTCAAAGGTTAACACCTCAAAATTCTAAAGGGACAGCAGATACAAAAGTCTCAGGCAAGTGCAGTGATGACCATCTGGAGCCTAGGGAAGAAAATACGCTGAGTATCAGAGAAGAGATGGAAGCATTAGGGCTACTTGATGATACAATATCAGGTCGTGCGACTGCAAAGCAAATGGTTTTTGAACCGATAGAGATTTTAGAAGTGAGTGCAATAGCGGAGGTGAAGAAAATGGTTGAGGATTGCATGCATCCACTACCTATGCCAGACTCCGGATTAAATCTGCCACTCAAAGAAGAATCTGAGAAGTTCGAGGCTAAACAAATCAAAGATGCCATCGACAACCACCTTTCTcctgaaacaaaaaaagaatTGAGGACCAAGAGAACTGCTACAAGGACAGATTTTATGACTAGAAAGAAGTTGGCTGCTGAAAGTCTGAAGGCTGCATGCCACTTGCCTCCACTTGCACCCAAAAAGGATAATGGAAAGAAAACTTCAGACAAAATGCAGCTCCCCCAAGAAGTAAAGGGTTCAAACGAACTCAAACAAAACAGCAAAAGCCCACAG agcaatgaaaataaaaaagatgaagcatctgcagcatcatcaacaacagcAAGAATAAATGTTTACACCAAGAAGCCAAGGAAAATTTCAactgaaatggaaaagctaGTAGAAGCCTCGCTTCCAACAGACAAG GGTGAAGAGAGCAAAGGCCCGCTGGCAGCCAAAAAGTTAGATGAGAAAGCAAAG GGCATTTCCGGTGAGGGAGGAAGCAATCTTCCAATCATGCGCACTattgaggagatcaagaaatCTAAAGGATACAGGGATGCCCCAGACGCACCCAGTTTCTCACTTGGGTTTGATGATGTTACCCAGAAGAGCCCAATTAAATCAACTACTGATGATTTTATCACCTCCTCAATGTTTGACCAACTTTGTGATGATGCCATGAAGAACTCAGCGAAGCATCAAGATTACTCCACCATAAACACAAACCCCACCATAAACACAAACCATTTGAGCCCGGAACAAGAAACCATATACAATGAAATTTGCAAGTGGAGGTCGCGGTCCGGTGCTGATATCAG CTACTGCGAGTGA